Within Romboutsia sp. CE17, the genomic segment ACTATTAGGTATAAATCTATCAATATCATATGGGCGTCCATCTTTATATTTTACCTCATTTGCAAATCTCATTAACGAACTTATATTTTGCAATCTTATAGTGGCTTTATTAGAATTAGACTTTAGCATATCATCAAATCTATCGAAGAAATCTAATTCTAATATTTTTTCTAATTCATTGACCTAATTTCTCCAGTAGATAATTTATCTTTCGTATATGTCCATTGTGAAATTAGTCCATTTTTTATCTTAGCTTTTTTAAGTTCCCCTTCAATACCATAAGTCATACTATCCCCCCTATACTTTATATCTAATATTTTACCATATTTTTACATTAAATATACTTAAAATCCTTCCATCCCTCGGAGTGGTTACCTGAAAGGATTAATAAGCTATGTAGAAGGGCTACCAAATCCTCCTACTCAAACAAAAAAATATATTAATAAAAATGTGTTAATATCGAGAACCCATTCTGACACTAACGGTAACAAAAAAGATTGTGTAGGTAGTAATAAAACGTTCATTAACCACCCACAAATATAATTCTAATGACTGATTTTTCAATAGTCAAACTCTGTTTTCAACTTTTTCATAATTTTTTATAGAGTGTATCCGTAGAATCCTATAAACCATTCAAAAACTTTCAATAAATATGGAAATATCAATACTCCTACAAATATTATGAGTAAATCTTCAAGTAATTTTATGCCTACCCTCTTAACTAATGTTTTAATTTTATCTTTGGTAATACTTCAATTTCTTTTTTATCATTTCCATTAACTAATTTTACTGAATATCCTAAATTTTTAGATACAATTACTTCATCAACTAAGTAAGTGTATAAGACACTAATAATTGATATATGTCCATTTTGTGTTTTAATCTTTAAGCCTCGCTCTTTATTGAACTTAGCAAACTCTTTTATATGAATAGCTTTTATGTTATCTAATTTTGTACTATCACACATATACTTACTGAATACTTTAAGTGAATTAGTATAAGCTCTTATAGTCTCTTTACTTGCTTTCTCTATATCTAACTCATCTAACCATTCTTCTATAGCATCTTTTAATTTCATAAAAAATACACCTCCAAAATATTTGAAAAACTACACATTCACGATATGTGTGTTATCAAACATTTGAAGATGTATTTAATAATTTTTTATAAATTATTATGCATTTTGAACTGCATACATTTCTTTTAATTTAGCTTGGATATCTTTATTTTCAAGATACTCTTCTAAAGTAGTCTTTCTATCCATTATTCCACCAGGAGTTATCTCTATTATTCTGTTAGCAAGAGTTTGTATCATCTCATGGTCATGAGAAGTGAATAATAATACTCCGTTGAACTTCTCTAAACCTTTATTTACAGAAGTTATACTTTCTAGGTCTAAGTGGTTAGTTGGGTCATCTAAAACTAATACGTTAGCATTTGATAACATTAACTTAGATAACATACATCTAACTTTTTCTCCTCCAGATAAAACTTGAGCTTCTTTTAAAGCTTCTTCTCCAGAGAATAACATTCTACCTAAGAATCCTCTTATGAAACTTTCACTCTTTTCTTCTGAGTATTGTCTTAACCAATCAACTAAAGAGTAAGTTACTCCATCAAAGTATTCATTGTGGTTCTTTGGAAGATAATCTTGGCTAGTAGTTACACCCCACTTGAATGTACCGCTATCAGCTGTATCTTTACCCATTATTATATTGAAAAGTGTAGTTGTAGCTATTTCATCACCCATGAAAGCAACTTTATCTTCTCTATCTAATCTGAAAGATACATTATCTAAAACTTTAACACCATCTATAGTTTTAGTTAATCCTTCAACTTCTAATACTTCATTTCCTATTTCTCTCTCAGGAGTGAATCCAACATATGGATATCTTCTTCTTGAAGGTTGTATTTCTTCAACTTCTATTTTCTCTAATTGTTTCTTTCTAGCTGTTGCTTGTTTTGCTTTAGAAGCATTTGAGCTGAATCTTGCGATGAACTCTTTTAATTGAGCTATTTTTTCTTCAGCTTTCTTATTTTGATCCTTAGCAAGTTGCAATGCTAATTGGCTTGACTCATACCAGAAGTCATAGTTACCAACATACATTTGTATCTTACCAAAGTCAACATCAACTATGTTAGTACATATTTGGTTTAAGAAGTGTCTGTCGTGTGATACAACTATAACGATAGAATCTTCTAAGTCCATTATGAAGTTATTTAACCAGTTTATTGATTGGAAATCTAAGTGGTTAGTCGGTTCGTCCATTACTAGTATTTCAGGTTTACCAAATAATGCTTGAGCAAGTAATACTTTAACCTTTTCTCCACCAGTTAATTCCTTCATTTGCTTGTAGTGTAAGCTCTTGTCTATTCCTAGACCCATTAATAATCTTTCTGCATTTGTTTCTGCATCCCATCCATCAAGTTCAGCAAACTCTCCTTCAAGTTCTGCAGCTTTTATACCATCTTCTTCTGTGAAATCTGGCTTCATGTATAATGCATCTTTTTCTTGCATTATAGCATATAGTCTTTCATGTCCCATTATAACAACATTTAAAACTGTATCTTCTTCATATTTGAAGTGGTCCTGTCTTAAAACTGACATTCTTTCTTTTTCAGTTATTGAAACACTTCCTGTATTTGGTTCTATATCTCCAGCTAATATTTTTAGGAAAGTTGATTTTCCTGCACCATTAGCACCTATTATTCCGTAACAATTTCCTTTAGTGAATTTTAAGTTAACATCTTTGAATAACTCTTTATCACCAAATCTAAGTCCTACATTAGTAACTTGTAACATTCCATTATTTCCTTTCTTGTCTATATTTATCTTTATATATACAACTTCATTAATAATATACCAAAACTGTACTTTAGTCAACAATGTGCAAGATATGTTTTTAAAAAATAGCTATAATAATAGTAATTAATAATTAACATAAATAATAGGCCTAAGAAATTCTTAAGCCTATTGTTTATTTATGCAGTTGCATGCATATCTTTTATATCTTCTTTTAAATTATCCTCTTCTAATATACCAAGCTTTTTAGCTAATAACTTAGTAGTACTTGCTTGAACTATTAATGTTATAAGTATAGTCATAAAAACTACTGATGATATAATTTCATATCCTGGAATTTTCATAGAAACTATTATTCCTGATAAAGCTGCTGGTATAACACCAGTTTCTCTTACCCACATCATAAATAATTTGTCTTTAAATGTCCATTCTGAATTTTTATCAAACATAGTTGAAACTAATACTGAAAGTGGTCTTGCTATAAACATTAACACAAGCACTATAGCTAATGCTGGTAACCAATACTTAGCAAGTGCATTTAAATCAACCTGTGTACCAAGAACTACGAATATGGCCATACGACATAATGTATTTACACTCTCTGAGAAATAATGCTCTGAGTTGAAGTCTTCTTCTGGTATCCAAAGCCCAAACATTTTTTTATTACCTGATATTAATCCTGCAATAAATACAGCCATGTATCCACTTCCATTTAACTTAGTCGCTAATTCATATGCTAAAGCTGCCTTTAATATTGAAACTATAGGTGCATATGAGTGGAATACTCCCATTTTTTTATCTGAAATTAATACAGTTAATATATACCCTACTATACCACCTACTACTACACCTACTACTGTAGATACTAATAACTCTTTTACGCTATTCATTGCTGAGAATTCTCCACTTGTTAAAATTGCTAACAATGTAGATACTAATATTGCTCCTACAGCATCATTAAATGCAGACTCACTAACTACGGTCTGCTTTATTTTATCTTTTATTCTTACTTGCTTAAAAACTGGTATAAGTGCAGCTGGGTCTGTTGACGCTATAACAGAACCTAAAAGTAAAGCTGTCATCATAGAAATACCAAATATTTTAAAAGCTGCTACTCCTACTACTAGTGCTGATATTATAACTCCTACTGTTGATAACATTCCTACGCTTATCTTTACTTTATTTAGCACTTTTAAATTTATTTCTTTACCACCTTCATATAATATAAAAGCTGAACCAAATGTTAAAATAAGATTATTTTCTATAGGAAAAGATTGTATACTTATTATATTAAATACGGATGGACCTATTATGATTCCAGCAATTAAATAAAATATTACATCCGGTATTTTTAATATCTCACTTAACCTACCTAAAACTATACCTGTAATAGCTATAACCACAAATGCAAAAATTAAATTGTTAGTAGCTATAGCTTCCACTGTACTTTCCATATCGTCATCTCCTTTTTCTATAAACTACTATTTCTCTCGGTATTAGAGACTA encodes:
- a CDS encoding site-specific integrase, encoding MKLKDAIEEWLDELDIEKASKETIRAYTNSLKVFSKYMCDSTKLDNIKAIHIKEFAKFNKERGLKIKTQNGHISIISVLYTYLVDEVIVSKNLGYSVKLVNGNDKKEIEVLPKIKLKH
- a CDS encoding cation:proton antiporter encodes the protein MESTVEAIATNNLIFAFVVIAITGIVLGRLSEILKIPDVIFYLIAGIIIGPSVFNIISIQSFPIENNLILTFGSAFILYEGGKEINLKVLNKVKISVGMLSTVGVIISALVVGVAAFKIFGISMMTALLLGSVIASTDPAALIPVFKQVRIKDKIKQTVVSESAFNDAVGAILVSTLLAILTSGEFSAMNSVKELLVSTVVGVVVGGIVGYILTVLISDKKMGVFHSYAPIVSILKAALAYELATKLNGSGYMAVFIAGLISGNKKMFGLWIPEEDFNSEHYFSESVNTLCRMAIFVVLGTQVDLNALAKYWLPALAIVLVLMFIARPLSVLVSTMFDKNSEWTFKDKLFMMWVRETGVIPAALSGIIVSMKIPGYEIISSVVFMTILITLIVQASTTKLLAKKLGILEEDNLKEDIKDMHATA
- a CDS encoding ABC-F family ATP-binding cassette domain-containing protein is translated as MLQVTNVGLRFGDKELFKDVNLKFTKGNCYGIIGANGAGKSTFLKILAGDIEPNTGSVSITEKERMSVLRQDHFKYEEDTVLNVVIMGHERLYAIMQEKDALYMKPDFTEEDGIKAAELEGEFAELDGWDAETNAERLLMGLGIDKSLHYKQMKELTGGEKVKVLLAQALFGKPEILVMDEPTNHLDFQSINWLNNFIMDLEDSIVIVVSHDRHFLNQICTNIVDVDFGKIQMYVGNYDFWYESSQLALQLAKDQNKKAEEKIAQLKEFIARFSSNASKAKQATARKKQLEKIEVEEIQPSRRRYPYVGFTPEREIGNEVLEVEGLTKTIDGVKVLDNVSFRLDREDKVAFMGDEIATTTLFNIIMGKDTADSGTFKWGVTTSQDYLPKNHNEYFDGVTYSLVDWLRQYSEEKSESFIRGFLGRMLFSGEEALKEAQVLSGGEKVRCMLSKLMLSNANVLVLDDPTNHLDLESITSVNKGLEKFNGVLLFTSHDHEMIQTLANRIIEITPGGIMDRKTTLEEYLENKDIQAKLKEMYAVQNA